A genome region from Panicum virgatum strain AP13 chromosome 4K, P.virgatum_v5, whole genome shotgun sequence includes the following:
- the LOC120704617 gene encoding aspartic proteinase nepenthesin-1-like — translation MMKRLAALLVLIALPYPARAVPGAGAGVVAALLTHADAGRGLARPELVRRMAHRARARRRLLLLSEPERPVRARVRAGLGGGIATNEYLVRLAVGTPPRPVALTLDTGSDLVWTQCAPCRGCFDQGLPLLDPAASSTYAALPCGAPRCRALPFTSCGGGRGWGNRSCVYAYHYGDKSLTVGQLATDRFTFGDGGGGNAGSLSARRLTFGCGHFNKGVFQSNETGIAGFGRGRWSLPSQLNVTSFSYCFTSMFESKSSLVTLGGAPAALYSHAHAGEVWSTPLLRNPSQPSLYFLSLEAISVGSTCIPVPAPRRRSTIIDSGASITTLPEDLYEAVRAAFAAQVGLPPGGVEGGSALDLCFALPVTALWRRPAVPPLTLHLEGADWELPRGNYVFEDLGARVMCVVLDAAPGEQAVIGNFQQQNTHVVYDLENDRLSFAPARCDRLVASL, via the coding sequence ATGATGAAGCGGCTCGCGGCGCTGCTGGTCCTGATTGCGCTGCCGTACCCCGCGCGCGccgtccccggcgccggcgctggcgtcGTGGCCGCGCTGCTCACGCACGCCGacgccggccgcggcctcgcGCGGCCCGAGCTGGTCCGGCGCATGGCGCACCGCgcccgggcgcggcggcggctgctgctgctgtccgaGCCCGAGCGCCCGGTGCGCGCGCGGGTGCGCgccgggctcggcggcggcatcgcGACGAACGAGTACCTGGTGCGCCTGGCCGTgggcacgccgccgcggcccgtggCGCTGACGCTCGACACGGGGAGCGACCTGGTGTGGACGCAGTGCGCGCCCTGCCGCGGCTGCTTCGACCAGGGCCTCCCGCTCCTGGACCCCGCGGCGTCGTCCACCTACGCCGCGCTCCCCTGCGGCGCGCCCCGGTGCCGCGCGCTCCCGTTCAcgtcgtgcggcggcgggcgcggctggGGCAACCGGAGCTGCGTCTACGCCTACCACTACGGCGACAAGTCGCTCACCGTCGGCCAGCTCGCGACCGACCGCTTCACCttcggagacggcggcggcggcaatgccgGCAGCCTCTCCGCCCGGCGCTTGACCTTCGGGTGCGGCCACTTCAACAAGGGCGTGTTCCAGTCGAACGAGACCGGCATTGCCGGGTTCGGCCGGGGACGGTGGTCGCTGCCGTCGCAGCTCAACGTCACGAGCTTCTCCTACTGCTTCACCTCCATGTTCGAGTCCAAGAGCAGCCTCGTCACgctcggcggcgcgccggccgcgctCTACAGCcacgcgcacgccggcgaggtcTGGAGCACCCCGCTCCTCAGGAACCCCTCGCAGCCGTCGCTCTACTTCCTCTCGCTGGAGGCCATCTCGGTGGGCTCGACGTGCATCCCcgtgccggcgccgcggcgccggtcgACGATCATCGACTCCGGCGCGTCCATCACGACGCTCCCGGAGGACCTGTACGAGGCCGTGCGGGCGGCGTTCGCGGCGCAGGTCGGCCTCCCGcccggcggcgtggagggggGCTCCGCGCTGGACCTCTGCTTCGCGCTGCCCGTGACGGCGCTCTGGCGCCGCcctgccgtgccgccgctgACGCTGCACCTGGAGGGCGCCGACTGGGAGCTGCCGCGCGGCAACTACGTGTTCGAGGACCTCGGCGCGCGCGTGATGTGCGTCGTGCTGGACGCGGCGCCCGGGGAGCAGGCCGTCATCGGCAACTTCCAGCAGCAGAACACGCACGTCGTGTACGACCTCGAGAACGACCGGCTGTCCTTCGCGCCGGCTCGGTGCGACAGGCTCGTAGCCTCGCTGTAG